The following coding sequences are from one Panicum hallii strain FIL2 chromosome 5, PHallii_v3.1, whole genome shotgun sequence window:
- the LOC112893791 gene encoding uncharacterized protein LOC112893791 isoform X2 codes for MAAQLINDGPTTTTSLADDLHAVAEILLRLPSPAALVRAALASRRWRQVASSPGFLRRYRSRHTSSPLLGLYVPRSHAGLPSFQLADSVRSDRALAKFVRAGDFNLTGLGSHPEWRLLDCHNSRLLLSRGESRAVYNPVSGREPLWLPLPQNSPLEGTFISECLLQGHSDDAASFRVVSVQHRGRDQMVRAAEYDSCTRQWHRHQWVMNINRPQHEQAMHAGRLIFWRYEDTSLLLLDTATVEFSILGLPFPFFQLSMYAIGDTVNGVCCLVGLVGSINNLHLQVWLLKEDGVTKTWEPENKVPVSQVFGRDAQLNQVHVVTNGVALLGGGRCHQFAINLKKMCIDAEFECSALGYPLQMPWPPAVLVETGSETINFIGDVVTKNLSAIEETEMNMMVGIQCDKMVHKSKTIPTSRLDLVGDMIPYNQMVVHGSEMVQGIQTTQGNDPAESVVRTKSRYGSEMVSSDHGGQMINSKQNVICGSEMVQGIEMTHDNGTAEVTTASRCSNMMDHSDEMIHCNQMVIRDSEMVHSIEMTRGTYTVEAAPTTSRHGHEMVPGRKMVHGCSVIRCNQIAIHDKQIVQGIEMPHGNDTAEAAPDAPPTTARRRRKNSIIWEHFTTETNSDGCTRACCNYCKRTFACSKTAGTSHLKRHITLGSCPVVKSQVPPSSGRTGNRGSCAAGKPSKRQCIHAGPGNNTFNRNGNTSYLGNMDILTEPLATKQGNEYSISKCLKVLHDMDNVSDEIKHLAFHVLKDATNREIFMSYESRLRGLWLKKEVTKL; via the exons ATGGCAGCACAGCTCATCAATGAtggccccaccaccaccacttcCCTCGCCGACGACCTCCACGCCGTTGCCGAGATCCTGCTCCGCCTCCCGTCGCCGGCTGCCCTCGTACGCGCTGCGCTCGCGTCGAGGCGCTGGCGCCAGGTCGCCTCCTCCCCTGGGTTCCTCCGCAGGTACCGCTCCCGCCACACCTCGTCGCCCTTGCTCGGCCTCTATGTCCCGCGCTCGCACGCCGGGCTCCCCTCTTTCCAGCTTGCGGATTCGGTCCGGTCCGATCGCGCCCTTGCCAAATTTGTGCGCGCGGGCGATTTCAATCTCACCGGCCTCGGGAGCCACCCGGAGTGGCGCCTCCTTGACTGCCACAACAGCCGCCTCCTCCTTTCCAGAGGCGAGTCACGCGCCGTGTACAACCCCGTGTCCGGGCGCGAACCCCTATGGCTTCCGCTTCCGCAAAATAGCCCCCTCGAAGGCACCTTCATTTCTGAATGCTTGTTGCAAGGCCATAGCGACGATGCGGCATCGTTCCGCGTGGTCAGTGTGCAGCACCGTGGCCGTGACCAGATGGTGCGAGCTGCTGAGTACGACTCATGTACTCGCCAGTGGCATCGCCATCAGTGGGTGATGAACATCAACAGACCTCAACATGAGCAGGCGATGCACGCCGGTAGGCTCATCTTTTGGAGATACGAAGATACTTCATTGCTCTTGCTCGACACGGCCACTGTGGAATTCTCCATACTTGGtctccccttccccttcttCCAATTGTCAATGTATGCCATAGGAGACACCGTCAATGGTGTCTGCTGCCTTGTGGGCCTTGTTGGGAGCATTAACAACCTTCATTTGCAAGTGTGGCTGCTAAAGGAGGATGGTGTTACCAAGACGTGGGAGCCAGAGAACAAAGTTCCAGTTAGCCAAGTGTTTGGCAGGGATGCCCAACTGAATCAAGTCCATGTCGTAACCAATGGAGTAGCTCTTCTAGGTGGAGGTCGGTGCCACCAATTTGCCATCAATCTGAAGAAAATGTGTATCGATGCTGAGTTTGAGTGCAGCGCTCTTGGTTATCCTTTGCAAATGCCATGGCCACCTGCTGTGTTGGTGGAAACTGGTAGCG AGACTATTAATTTTATTGGGGATGTTGTAACAAAAAATCTTTCGGCAATTGAAGAAACTGAG ATGAATATGATGGTTGGCATCCAATGTGACAAGATGGTTCACAAAAGCAAGACAATCCCTACTAGCAGGCTAGATCTTGTTGGTGACATGATCCCCTATAACCAAATGGTTGTCCATGGCAGTGAGATGGTTCAAGGTATTCAGACGACTCAAGGTAATGACCCTGCTGAGTCAGTAGTACGAACCAAATCAAGATATGGCAGCGAGATGGTCTCTAGTGATCATGGTGGTCAGATGATCAACAGTAAACAAAATGTCATCTGTGGTAGTGAGATGGTTCAAGGTATCGAGATGACTCATGATAATGGCACTGCTGAGGTGACTACCGCATCAAGATGCAGCAACATGATGGATCACAGTGATGAGATGATCCACTGCAACCAAATGGTTATTCGTGACAGTGAGATGGTTCACAGTATTGAAATGACTCGTGGTACTTACACTGTTGAGGCGGCACCTACCACATCAAGACATGGCCATGAAATGGTCCCTGGTAGGAAGATGGTTCATGGTTGTTCAGTTATCCGCTGTAATCAAATCGCCATCCATGACAAGCAGATTGTTCAAGGTATTGAAATGCCTCATGGTAATGACACTGCTGAGGCAGCACCAGACGCACCACCAACCACAGCAAGACGTCGGAGAAAGAATTCCATCATCTGGGAGCATTTCACTACTGAAACCAATTCTGATGGATGCACACGAGCATGCTGTAATTATTGCAAGAGAACCTTTGCTTGCTCCAAAACAGCAGGCACTAGCCATCTAAAGAGGCACATTACCCTGGGTTCATGTCCTGTGGTGAAAAGTCAAGTGCCACCTTCATCAGGACGGACAGGAAATCGTGGCAGCTGTGCTGCAGGGAAACCTTCTAAGAGGCAATGCATACATGCTGGCCCTGGAAACAATACATTTAATCGAAATGGCAATACATCGTATCTGGGGAACATGGATATTCTGACTGAG CCTCTAGCTACAAAACAAGGAAATGAATACTCAATATCAAAATGCTTAAAAGTGTTACATGACATGGACAACGTGTCGGATGAGATCAAGCATCTTGCCTTTCATGTTCTCAAGGATGCAACAAATCGAGAGATATTCATGAGCTATGAATCAAGGCTCCGTGGTTTGTGGTTGAAGAAGGAAGTtaccaaactttga
- the LOC112893791 gene encoding uncharacterized protein LOC112893791 isoform X1 produces MAAQLINDGPTTTTSLADDLHAVAEILLRLPSPAALVRAALASRRWRQVASSPGFLRRYRSRHTSSPLLGLYVPRSHAGLPSFQLADSVRSDRALAKFVRAGDFNLTGLGSHPEWRLLDCHNSRLLLSRGESRAVYNPVSGREPLWLPLPQNSPLEGTFISECLLQGHSDDAASFRVVSVQHRGRDQMVRAAEYDSCTRQWHRHQWVMNINRPQHEQAMHAGRLIFWRYEDTSLLLLDTATVEFSILGLPFPFFQLSMYAIGDTVNGVCCLVGLVGSINNLHLQVWLLKEDGVTKTWEPENKVPVSQVFGRDAQLNQVHVVTNGVALLGGGRCHQFAINLKKMCIDAEFECSALGYPLQMPWPPAVLVETGSETINFIGDVVTKNLSAIEETEMNMMVGIQCDKMVHKSKTIPTSRLDLVGDMIPYNQMVVHGSEMVQGIQTTQGNDPAESVVRTKSRYGSEMVSSDHGGQMINSKQNVICGSEMVQGIEMTHDNGTAEVTTASRCSNMMDHSDEMIHCNQMVIRDSEMVHSIEMTRGTYTVEAAPTTSRHGHEMVPGRKMVHGCSVIRCNQIAIHDKQIVQGIEMPHGNDTAEAAPDAPPTTARRRRKNSIIWEHFTTETNSDGCTRACCNYCKRTFACSKTAGTSHLKRHITLGSCPVVKSQVPPSSGRTGNRGSCAAGKPSKRQCIHAGPGNNTFNRNGNTSYLGNMDILTEQPLATKQGNEYSISKCLKVLHDMDNVSDEIKHLAFHVLKDATNREIFMSYESRLRGLWLKKEVTKL; encoded by the exons ATGGCAGCACAGCTCATCAATGAtggccccaccaccaccacttcCCTCGCCGACGACCTCCACGCCGTTGCCGAGATCCTGCTCCGCCTCCCGTCGCCGGCTGCCCTCGTACGCGCTGCGCTCGCGTCGAGGCGCTGGCGCCAGGTCGCCTCCTCCCCTGGGTTCCTCCGCAGGTACCGCTCCCGCCACACCTCGTCGCCCTTGCTCGGCCTCTATGTCCCGCGCTCGCACGCCGGGCTCCCCTCTTTCCAGCTTGCGGATTCGGTCCGGTCCGATCGCGCCCTTGCCAAATTTGTGCGCGCGGGCGATTTCAATCTCACCGGCCTCGGGAGCCACCCGGAGTGGCGCCTCCTTGACTGCCACAACAGCCGCCTCCTCCTTTCCAGAGGCGAGTCACGCGCCGTGTACAACCCCGTGTCCGGGCGCGAACCCCTATGGCTTCCGCTTCCGCAAAATAGCCCCCTCGAAGGCACCTTCATTTCTGAATGCTTGTTGCAAGGCCATAGCGACGATGCGGCATCGTTCCGCGTGGTCAGTGTGCAGCACCGTGGCCGTGACCAGATGGTGCGAGCTGCTGAGTACGACTCATGTACTCGCCAGTGGCATCGCCATCAGTGGGTGATGAACATCAACAGACCTCAACATGAGCAGGCGATGCACGCCGGTAGGCTCATCTTTTGGAGATACGAAGATACTTCATTGCTCTTGCTCGACACGGCCACTGTGGAATTCTCCATACTTGGtctccccttccccttcttCCAATTGTCAATGTATGCCATAGGAGACACCGTCAATGGTGTCTGCTGCCTTGTGGGCCTTGTTGGGAGCATTAACAACCTTCATTTGCAAGTGTGGCTGCTAAAGGAGGATGGTGTTACCAAGACGTGGGAGCCAGAGAACAAAGTTCCAGTTAGCCAAGTGTTTGGCAGGGATGCCCAACTGAATCAAGTCCATGTCGTAACCAATGGAGTAGCTCTTCTAGGTGGAGGTCGGTGCCACCAATTTGCCATCAATCTGAAGAAAATGTGTATCGATGCTGAGTTTGAGTGCAGCGCTCTTGGTTATCCTTTGCAAATGCCATGGCCACCTGCTGTGTTGGTGGAAACTGGTAGCG AGACTATTAATTTTATTGGGGATGTTGTAACAAAAAATCTTTCGGCAATTGAAGAAACTGAG ATGAATATGATGGTTGGCATCCAATGTGACAAGATGGTTCACAAAAGCAAGACAATCCCTACTAGCAGGCTAGATCTTGTTGGTGACATGATCCCCTATAACCAAATGGTTGTCCATGGCAGTGAGATGGTTCAAGGTATTCAGACGACTCAAGGTAATGACCCTGCTGAGTCAGTAGTACGAACCAAATCAAGATATGGCAGCGAGATGGTCTCTAGTGATCATGGTGGTCAGATGATCAACAGTAAACAAAATGTCATCTGTGGTAGTGAGATGGTTCAAGGTATCGAGATGACTCATGATAATGGCACTGCTGAGGTGACTACCGCATCAAGATGCAGCAACATGATGGATCACAGTGATGAGATGATCCACTGCAACCAAATGGTTATTCGTGACAGTGAGATGGTTCACAGTATTGAAATGACTCGTGGTACTTACACTGTTGAGGCGGCACCTACCACATCAAGACATGGCCATGAAATGGTCCCTGGTAGGAAGATGGTTCATGGTTGTTCAGTTATCCGCTGTAATCAAATCGCCATCCATGACAAGCAGATTGTTCAAGGTATTGAAATGCCTCATGGTAATGACACTGCTGAGGCAGCACCAGACGCACCACCAACCACAGCAAGACGTCGGAGAAAGAATTCCATCATCTGGGAGCATTTCACTACTGAAACCAATTCTGATGGATGCACACGAGCATGCTGTAATTATTGCAAGAGAACCTTTGCTTGCTCCAAAACAGCAGGCACTAGCCATCTAAAGAGGCACATTACCCTGGGTTCATGTCCTGTGGTGAAAAGTCAAGTGCCACCTTCATCAGGACGGACAGGAAATCGTGGCAGCTGTGCTGCAGGGAAACCTTCTAAGAGGCAATGCATACATGCTGGCCCTGGAAACAATACATTTAATCGAAATGGCAATACATCGTATCTGGGGAACATGGATATTCTGACTGAG CAGCCTCTAGCTACAAAACAAGGAAATGAATACTCAATATCAAAATGCTTAAAAGTGTTACATGACATGGACAACGTGTCGGATGAGATCAAGCATCTTGCCTTTCATGTTCTCAAGGATGCAACAAATCGAGAGATATTCATGAGCTATGAATCAAGGCTCCGTGGTTTGTGGTTGAAGAAGGAAGTtaccaaactttga